The Epinephelus lanceolatus isolate andai-2023 chromosome 14, ASM4190304v1, whole genome shotgun sequence genome has a window encoding:
- the tgfbr2l gene encoding LOW QUALITY PROTEIN: TGF-beta receptor type-2 (The sequence of the model RefSeq protein was modified relative to this genomic sequence to represent the inferred CDS: inserted 1 base in 1 codon) has product MRGSALTPGXQDRPTHRQTDRRTQQRTDRPSSCVVLWPQMMARCRTLWTGILVLLTAGAPGVQSFSHLSFNLCRWCEVSSPVCKDSVCFSNCTLSSFCTAIDEICIAMWRKNNDTMTVHTMCHNPTLPLEGVDPGLLLNFTSRECHMVPQPAEDGAMMVCGCHGEHECNDKLIFDKGANGFSKLQSKDVIPVVVVSLVPPVLVAIVATAAFYFYRTHRPNKPSPPARPAWPTKRTPELYQAFDLPCGGVGARGEGGGGGGVMGPERGESNAKGPSPNNDIISGMTEWQTQLSEPLPIKLEVLVGKGRFAEVWRACLLQGEKGGANSYETVAVKVFPAVEYTSWRNERSIFSDPMLEHENVVRFLAAEERGPPGHAHRKYWLVLAYHSLGNLQDFLTANILSWEELVAMAGSIARGLAHLHSDTTPGGVPKVPVAHRDLKSSNIVVKSRGECALCDFGLALRLDASLTVDDYANSGQVGTARYMAPEVLESRVNLEDLEAFKQMDVYSMALVHWEMASRCHAIGEVKSYEPAFGSKVCEQPCVDSMRDLVLRDRGRPDIPSVWTQHQGMSVFCSTVTECWDHDPEARLTAHCVVERFNALQQEEEEEERERGGREVEGEEEPRREADREEDGEREKDSETADNEQSPSLFPAASSSSSSLQVPQSDSERGGSEVSHDSLGQTASVV; this is encoded by the exons GTGCTCCAGGTGTTCAGTCTTTCAGCCACCTGAGCTTCAACCTGTGCAGGTGGTGTGAGGTGTCCAGTCCGGTGTGTAAAGACAGCGTCTGCTTCAGTAACTGCACCCTGTCCTCCTTCTGCACCGCCATTGATGAGATCTGTATCGCCATGTG GAGGAAGAACAACGACACGATGACGGTGCACACCATGTGTCACAACCCCACCCTGCCACTAGAGGGCGTGGACCCCGGCCTGCTGCTGAACTTCACCTCCAGAGAGTGTCACATGGTTCCCCAGCCTGCAGAGGATGGAGCCATGATGGTGTGTGGCTGCCACGGAGAACACGAGTGTAACGACAAGCTCATCTTTGACAAGGGAGCCAACG GATTCTCTAAGCTGCAGAGTAAAGACGTGATCCCAGTGGTGGTGGTGAGTTTGGTTCCTCCCGTCCTGGTGGCCATTGTCGCCACCGCCGCCTTCTACTTCTACCGCACCCACCGTCCCAACAAACCCAGCCCTCCTGCACGCCCTGCCTGGCCCACAAAACGCACCCCAGAGCTCTACCAGGCCTTCGACCTGCCATGTGGTGGTGTGGGGGCTCGGggagagggtggaggaggaggaggtgtgatgggtCCCGAAAGGGGGGAGTCTAACGCCAAGGGTCCATCTCCcaacaatgacatcatcagtggcATGACAGAGTGGCAGACCCAGCTGTCCGAACCACTGCCCATCAAGCTGGAGGTCCTGGTGGGGAAGGGGCGCTTCGCTGAAGTGTGGAGGGCGTGCCTGCTGCAGGGCGAGAAGGGTGGAGCTAACAGCTACGAGACTGTGGCGGTGAAGGTGTTTCCAGCTGTCGAGTACACCTCGTGGAGAAACGAGCGCTCCATCTTCTCTGACCCCATGCTGGAGCACGAAAATGTGGTCAGATTCCTTGCAGCTGAAGAGAGGGGCCCGCCTGGCCACGCCCACAGGAAGTACTGGCTGGTTTTGGCCTATCACAGCCTCGGGAACCTGCAGGACTTCCTCACAGCAAACATCCTAAGCTGGGAGGAGCTTGTCGCCATGGCAGGCAGCATTGCCAGAGGGTTGGCtcatctccacagtgacacaacacCCGGTGGGGTACCAAAG GTGCCGGTGGCCCATCGGGACCTGAAGAGCAGTAACATCGTGGTGAAGAGCAGGGGGGAGTGCGCTCTGTGTGACTTTGGTCTGGCATTAAGACTGGACGCCTCCCTCACTGTGGACGACTACGCCAACAGTGGACAG GTGGGGACGGCTCGCTACATGGCCCCTGAAGTCCTTGAGTCCAGGGTGAACCTGGAGGACCTGGAGGCCTTTAAACAGATGGATGTTTACTCCATGGCTCTGGTTCACTGGGAGATGGCGTCCCGCTGCCACGCCATCGGAG AGGTGAAGAGCTACGAGCCGGCGTTTGGCTCCAAAGTCTGTGAGCAGCCGTGTGTGGACAGCATGAGAGACCTGGTGTTGAGGGACCGAGGACGGCCGGACATCCCCTCGGTGTGGACGCAGCACCAG GGGATGAGTGTCTTCTGCTCCACCGTCACTGAGTGCTGGGATCACGACCCAGAGGCCCGACTGACGGCTCACTGCGTGGTGGAGCGCTTCAACGccctgcagcaggaggaggaggaggaggagagagaaagaggagggcgggaggtggagggagaggaggagccAAGGCGAGAAGCTGACAGAGaagaagatggagagagagaaaaggactCAGAAACAGCAGACAATGAGCAGAGTCCGTCTCTCTTCCCTGctgcctcttcctcctcttcctccctccaggTTCCTCAGTCAGACTCAGAGAGAGGTGGATCAGAAGTATCCCATGATTCTTTGGGTCAGACTGCTTCTGTGGTGTGA
- the LOC144466812 gene encoding galactose-specific lectin nattectin-like: MTWPQAQSYCRANYTDLASVRDREENHMVQLLIPANQSAWIGLFRDGWKWSDGSSSLFTNWRDTRPRGSATCVVADFTMAGKWINWRCDSKRGFICHSKSKPTKQATKKQVFRLKFTNNDPSLDLNNPAVAEGILKQLKQKLKDKELGDNIKLSWKKQPDGKVFHKKEKKRKIRKDEL; the protein is encoded by the exons atGACGTGGCCTCAGGCCCAGAGTTACTGCAGAGCAAACTACACAGACCTTGCcagtgtgagagacagagaggagaatcATATGGTGCAGTTGCTGATTCCTGCAAATCAATCAGCCTGGATCGGCCTCTTCAGAGATGGCTGGAAGTGGTCGGATGGAAGTAGCTCGCTGTTTACAAACTGGAGAGACACGAGACCTCGGGGCTCTGCTACTTGTGTGGTTGCAGATTTTACCATGGCTGGAAAATGGATAAACTGGAGATGTGACAGCAAGAGAGGGTTCATTTGCCATAGCAAAT CTAAACCAACAAAGCAGGCTACGAAAAAGCAAGTGTTCCGACTGAAGTTTACAAACAATGACCCCTCCCTCGACCTGAATAACCCTGCTGTGGCGGAGGGCATCTTAAAACAG CTCAAGCAGAAGCTGAAGGACAAGGAGCTGGGTGACAACATCAAACTGAGCTGGAAGAAGCAGCCAGACGGGAAAGTCTTCcacaagaaagagaagaagaggaaaatcAGAAAGGATGAGTTGTAA